Proteins found in one Agaribacterium sp. ZY112 genomic segment:
- a CDS encoding SapC family protein, whose translation MSTMMYYSNPTPLDKKKHKDLKLKRQDNYAFTAESNSLPLAGFEFFQASRSFPIFFVKNADGKSVPIAILSFKNKSHDMGDKWQDAYVPAYVRRYPFVLSSDGIVLFDADAPHLQEEEGEALFEGEEAEATDTLKAIVDFLKTVDHGYQMTEAFCAALNEKDILRPFKGGIKVGESKINLDDLYVIDEQLLHSKLDEKDVNEWFKKGWLAWSHAHLHSLGSVNEVFKRAQTAAQADEAAEA comes from the coding sequence ATGTCCACTATGATGTACTACTCGAATCCCACCCCTTTGGACAAAAAGAAGCATAAAGACCTTAAGCTTAAGCGCCAAGATAACTATGCATTCACCGCCGAAAGCAATAGCTTGCCGTTGGCAGGTTTTGAGTTTTTCCAAGCAAGTCGTAGTTTCCCGATCTTTTTTGTGAAGAATGCTGACGGCAAGAGCGTTCCTATTGCTATCTTATCATTTAAGAATAAAAGTCATGACATGGGTGACAAATGGCAGGATGCTTATGTGCCTGCTTATGTGCGTCGTTATCCTTTTGTGTTGAGTTCAGACGGTATTGTTTTGTTTGATGCAGACGCTCCACACCTGCAAGAAGAAGAGGGTGAGGCCCTATTTGAAGGTGAAGAGGCAGAGGCAACAGACACTCTGAAGGCGATTGTTGATTTCTTAAAAACCGTTGATCACGGTTACCAAATGACAGAAGCTTTTTGTGCAGCCTTAAATGAGAAAGATATTCTTCGCCCATTTAAAGGCGGTATTAAAGTTGGTGAGAGCAAGATCAACTTGGATGACCTATATGTGATCGATGAACAGCTTTTACATAGTAAGCTTGATGAAAAAGACGTCAACGAGTGGTTTAAGAAAGGTTGGTTGGCTTGGTCTCACGCTCACTTACATTCACTAGGTAGCGTAAACGAAGTCTTTAAGCGTGCTCAAACAGCAGCTCAAGCTGATGAGGCGGCTGAAGCTTAA
- a CDS encoding LysR substrate-binding domain-containing protein, whose protein sequence is MRYSLRQIEVFLAIAHHENVSRAAEQLALSQSAASGALKELENQFDVQLFDRIGKRLKLNEQGRLLRTKAESLLALATEVQEELSTDKALGNLQVGATLTIGNYLCVDLMEAYLQAAPEAHINLNIANTERIKHELLNFDIDIGMLEGEIQHPDLDIQAWREDKMVCFCSPEHKLAKKQQVSASELKQQSWILREIGSGTRQTFDRAMDKSAGKPQVRLELEQTEAIKRAVSKGLGISCLSEICLEEDFKHGNLVPLACNELDLSRTLYLAVHKHKYRNASLEQWLKLCQEG, encoded by the coding sequence ATGCGTTATAGCTTGCGTCAAATTGAAGTATTCCTAGCCATCGCCCACCATGAAAATGTTAGCCGGGCTGCAGAGCAACTTGCCTTAAGCCAAAGCGCGGCAAGTGGTGCACTAAAAGAGCTAGAGAATCAATTTGATGTACAATTGTTCGACCGGATCGGTAAGCGCTTAAAACTTAATGAGCAAGGCCGCTTACTGAGAACAAAGGCCGAGTCCCTTCTTGCTCTAGCAACCGAAGTTCAGGAAGAACTTAGCACCGACAAAGCTCTAGGGAACTTACAAGTAGGTGCCACCTTAACCATTGGTAACTATTTATGTGTTGATCTCATGGAAGCATATCTGCAAGCAGCACCAGAGGCTCATATCAATCTGAATATCGCCAATACTGAACGTATTAAGCATGAGCTACTCAACTTTGATATCGATATCGGCATGCTCGAAGGTGAGATCCAACATCCTGATTTAGACATTCAAGCTTGGCGTGAAGATAAGATGGTTTGCTTTTGCTCCCCCGAGCATAAACTCGCAAAAAAACAGCAAGTCAGTGCCTCAGAACTCAAGCAACAGAGCTGGATTTTACGAGAGATTGGCTCCGGCACCCGCCAAACCTTTGATAGAGCAATGGATAAGAGTGCTGGCAAACCCCAGGTTCGACTTGAACTAGAACAAACCGAGGCGATCAAACGAGCTGTCAGTAAAGGCCTTGGTATCAGTTGCTTAAGTGAAATCTGCTTAGAAGAAGATTTTAAACATGGAAACCTTGTTCCCCTAGCCTGCAACGAACTCGATCTCAGCCGCACTCTCTATCTTGCTGTTCATAAACATAAATATCGCAATGCCAGTCTTGAACAATGGTTAAAACTTTGCCAAGAAGGTTAA
- a CDS encoding alkaline phosphatase, with translation MKKFSLSLLSVAVLGLSACGGDNDNDNGKDKNPNQGNVIEGAVLDNTINNAWYEAASVNAASPVTYDSAEIRGKAKNIILFVGDGMGVSTVTAARILDGQNKGMMGEENILSFGKFPFSGLAKTYNVDAQTPDSAGTMTAMMSGVKTDVGVIGVDEDIIRGDCASVAGNELVSALELAEIAGLSTGVVSTARITHATPAAAYAKSADRNWEDISDMKIDENPERENCEDIASQLVNFENNLEARYSGLDVDGLEVAMGGGRRHFLPKDEAFNVEKDAAAGAEGDRTDGRDLISEWQAAYSDGAYVNSHDELNALNLESTNHLFALFNESHMAYEADRENDVLGEPSLSEMTEAAIGVLDNNDKGFFLTVEAGRIDHGHHAGSAYNALTDTIAFADAVQKAVDMTNPEETLIIVTADHSHVFTIAGYPKRGNPILGKVVPVGSDDPSLAGDDMPYTTLGYTNGRGFRDLGEETDADVGYGLDIDAGRKDLSLIDTKTSGFHQEALVPTSSETHAGEDVGIYASGPGASLVTGTNEQSIIFHVMDFAGDLVAKADAAL, from the coding sequence ATGAAAAAGTTTAGCTTGAGTTTGTTGTCTGTTGCCGTGCTAGGTTTAAGTGCATGTGGTGGTGATAACGATAATGATAACGGTAAAGACAAGAATCCAAATCAAGGCAATGTTATTGAAGGCGCTGTTTTAGATAATACAATTAATAACGCTTGGTATGAAGCTGCTTCCGTTAATGCCGCAAGTCCTGTTACTTATGATTCGGCAGAAATACGTGGTAAAGCAAAAAATATCATTCTATTTGTTGGTGATGGAATGGGGGTGAGTACGGTAACAGCTGCTCGTATTCTAGATGGTCAAAATAAAGGCATGATGGGCGAAGAGAATATACTTAGCTTTGGTAAATTCCCTTTTTCTGGTTTAGCTAAAACTTATAATGTTGATGCTCAAACACCAGACTCCGCAGGCACAATGACAGCCATGATGAGCGGTGTAAAAACTGATGTGGGTGTTATTGGCGTTGATGAAGATATTATTCGCGGTGATTGCGCAAGTGTAGCAGGCAATGAATTGGTAAGTGCCTTAGAGCTTGCTGAAATTGCAGGCCTAAGCACTGGTGTTGTAAGTACAGCACGTATTACTCATGCAACTCCTGCAGCAGCTTATGCAAAATCTGCAGATCGCAACTGGGAAGATATCTCTGATATGAAAATTGACGAGAATCCAGAGCGTGAGAACTGTGAAGATATTGCCAGTCAGTTAGTCAACTTTGAAAACAATCTTGAAGCACGTTATAGCGGCTTAGATGTAGATGGTTTGGAAGTTGCAATGGGTGGTGGTCGTCGTCATTTTTTACCTAAAGATGAAGCCTTTAATGTTGAAAAAGATGCAGCAGCAGGTGCTGAGGGCGATCGTACAGATGGCCGTGATTTAATTAGTGAATGGCAGGCAGCGTATAGTGACGGTGCTTATGTCAATAGCCATGATGAATTAAATGCACTTAACCTTGAAAGTACCAATCACTTATTTGCATTGTTTAATGAAAGTCACATGGCTTATGAAGCTGACCGAGAAAATGATGTGCTTGGTGAGCCTTCCTTAAGTGAAATGACGGAAGCTGCTATTGGTGTCTTAGATAATAACGATAAAGGTTTTTTTCTAACAGTTGAGGCTGGGCGTATTGATCACGGTCATCACGCTGGAAGCGCGTATAACGCTTTAACGGATACTATTGCTTTTGCTGATGCTGTGCAAAAAGCAGTGGATATGACTAATCCAGAGGAAACTCTCATTATTGTGACTGCAGATCATAGCCATGTGTTTACTATTGCAGGTTATCCAAAACGTGGTAACCCTATCTTGGGTAAAGTAGTTCCTGTTGGTAGTGATGATCCTAGTTTGGCAGGTGATGATATGCCTTATACCACTCTGGGATATACTAATGGTCGAGGTTTTCGTGATTTAGGTGAAGAAACTGATGCAGACGTAGGTTACGGTTTAGATATTGATGCGGGACGTAAGGATTTAAGTTTGATTGATACTAAAACGTCTGGTTTTCACCAAGAAGCTCTAGTGCCAACTAGCTCAGAGACTCACGCTGGTGAAGATGTGGGGATTTATGCTTCCGGTCCTGGTGCATCACTGGTTACAGGTACTAATGAGCAGAGCATTATTTTCCACGTGATGGATTTTGCAGGTGACTTAGTGGCAAAAGCAGATGCTGCGCTTTAA
- a CDS encoding alkaline phosphatase, with the protein MKGIATLSALALAVSASVQAQVLPASQSNSPWYSDAQMNVEKKLQRSQATKAKNVILFVGDGMGVSTLTAARILEGQMNGQSGEEGYLSFETFPYSALVKTYNVDAQTPDSAGTMTAMMSGIKTDVGVIGVDEDIVRGDCATVAGNEVVTALELAELKGLSTGVVSTARITHATPAAAYAKSADRNWEDISDMGIDENPERVNCEDIASQLIHFEANLEARFEGSDVDGIEVAFGGGRRHFLPKDEAFNVEKDAAAGAEGDRSDERNLIEEWKTLYPQGSYVNTQAEFDAINAAETQRAFALFNESHMRYEADRLNDVGGEPSLAEMTSKAIDILDNNDKGFFLTVESGRIDHGHHAGSAYNALTDTIAFADAVQAAVDATSAEDTLILVTADHSHVFTIAGYPKRGNPILGKVVAVGQDDVALAEDGMPYTTLGYTNGRGFAELSGETDADIRYGIDSDNGRKDLSTVDTEDSGFHQEALIPTSSETHAGEDISLHAMGPGAFKAQGVIEQNIIYHLINEALELHSEDDK; encoded by the coding sequence ATGAAAGGCATAGCCACCTTAAGTGCGCTAGCGTTGGCCGTAAGTGCCAGTGTTCAGGCTCAAGTCTTGCCGGCCTCACAAAGCAATTCGCCTTGGTATAGCGATGCGCAAATGAATGTTGAAAAAAAATTGCAGCGTTCACAGGCGACAAAAGCGAAAAACGTTATTTTATTTGTCGGTGATGGCATGGGCGTTTCTACCCTGACCGCAGCGCGTATCCTTGAAGGCCAGATGAATGGTCAAAGTGGTGAAGAAGGCTATTTAAGTTTCGAAACTTTCCCCTACAGCGCTTTGGTAAAAACCTATAACGTTGATGCTCAAACCCCTGACTCTGCAGGCACGATGACCGCAATGATGAGCGGTATTAAAACGGATGTGGGTGTTATTGGCGTCGATGAAGATATTGTTCGTGGTGATTGTGCAACTGTGGCAGGTAACGAAGTCGTCACTGCATTAGAGCTGGCTGAATTGAAAGGATTGAGCACTGGGGTGGTGAGTACGGCGCGTATTACTCATGCAACTCCTGCGGCAGCCTATGCAAAATCGGCAGATCGTAACTGGGAAGATATCTCAGACATGGGTATTGATGAGAACCCTGAGCGCGTAAACTGCGAAGACATTGCTAGTCAATTAATTCACTTTGAAGCCAATCTTGAAGCGCGTTTTGAAGGTAGTGATGTTGATGGAATTGAAGTCGCTTTTGGTGGTGGTCGTCGCCATTTCTTGCCTAAAGACGAAGCCTTTAATGTTGAAAAAGATGCAGCAGCAGGTGCAGAAGGCGATCGCAGTGATGAGCGAAACCTGATTGAAGAGTGGAAAACACTTTACCCTCAAGGCAGCTACGTTAATACACAAGCCGAATTCGATGCAATTAATGCAGCAGAGACCCAGCGTGCTTTTGCGCTATTTAATGAAAGCCATATGCGCTATGAAGCCGATCGTCTAAATGATGTTGGTGGTGAGCCAAGCCTAGCTGAGATGACGAGCAAGGCCATTGATATTCTCGATAATAATGATAAAGGCTTTTTCTTAACGGTAGAGAGTGGTCGTATTGATCACGGCCACCATGCTGGCAGTGCTTATAACGCTTTAACAGACACTATTGCTTTTGCTGATGCTGTACAAGCGGCCGTTGATGCAACTAGTGCAGAAGACACACTAATCTTAGTTACCGCAGACCACAGCCATGTGTTTACGATTGCAGGTTATCCAAAGCGTGGCAACCCTATTCTTGGAAAGGTAGTTGCTGTGGGGCAAGACGATGTAGCTCTTGCTGAAGATGGTATGCCTTATACCACACTTGGTTATACCAACGGTCGTGGTTTTGCTGAGCTTAGTGGCGAGACAGACGCGGACATTCGCTACGGTATAGATAGCGATAATGGCCGTAAAGATTTAAGTACAGTTGATACTGAAGACAGTGGATTTCACCAAGAAGCACTTATCCCCACCAGTTCTGAAACTCATGCAGGTGAAGATATTAGTTTACATGCAATGGGGCCAGGTGCTTTTAAGGCGCAGGGTGTAATTGAGCAAAATATTATTTATCACTTAATTAATGAAGCGCTTGAGCTTCACAGCGAAGACGACAAATAA
- the hemB gene encoding porphobilinogen synthase: protein MSRAFPTTRLRRNRFANFSRRLVQENSLSAADFIYPMFVLDGPGKEKQAIESMPGQNRMRIDSLLQEVEELLELGIPAIALFPNVENNLKSLHGEEAHNSEGLIPRTVRAVKQRFPEMGIICDGALDPYTVHGQDGIIDDKGYVLNDKTVSALRLQACTNAEAGADVIAPSDMMDGRIAAVREALDSHNYINTSILAYSAKYASAYYGPFRDAVGSASNLGKANKSTYQMDPANSDEALHEVALDIDEGADIVMVKPGMPYLDIVRRVKDEFKMPTFAYQVSGEYSMHKLAINAGYLSDAVILESLLCFKRAGADAILSYFSKDAAKLLKA from the coding sequence ATGAGCCGCGCTTTTCCAACCACTCGCTTACGCCGCAATCGCTTTGCCAACTTCAGCCGTCGCCTTGTTCAAGAAAACAGCTTAAGTGCCGCAGATTTTATTTATCCGATGTTTGTATTGGACGGCCCGGGCAAAGAAAAACAAGCCATTGAATCCATGCCCGGGCAAAACCGCATGCGTATAGACTCCCTATTACAGGAAGTGGAAGAACTGCTTGAGCTAGGCATTCCGGCTATTGCCTTATTTCCGAATGTTGAGAACAACCTAAAAAGCCTTCATGGTGAGGAAGCACATAATAGTGAGGGTTTAATACCACGAACTGTGCGCGCTGTTAAACAGCGCTTTCCTGAAATGGGCATTATTTGTGACGGAGCTTTAGACCCCTATACCGTACACGGGCAAGATGGAATCATTGATGACAAGGGTTATGTATTAAACGATAAAACAGTTAGCGCTTTACGCCTACAAGCTTGCACTAATGCCGAAGCTGGAGCCGATGTCATCGCTCCTTCAGATATGATGGATGGCCGTATTGCAGCGGTACGCGAAGCCTTAGATAGTCATAACTACATTAACACCAGTATTCTTGCCTACAGCGCCAAATACGCATCGGCCTATTATGGCCCTTTCCGCGATGCAGTAGGCTCAGCTAGCAATCTTGGCAAAGCCAATAAGTCGACCTACCAAATGGATCCAGCCAACAGTGATGAAGCTTTGCACGAAGTTGCTTTAGACATTGATGAAGGCGCGGACATAGTTATGGTTAAACCCGGCATGCCTTATTTAGATATTGTGCGTCGTGTAAAAGACGAATTTAAAATGCCCACCTTTGCCTATCAAGTCAGCGGTGAATATAGCATGCACAAACTTGCCATAAATGCAGGCTATCTCAGTGATGCGGTTATTCTTGAAAGCTTATTATGTTTTAAGCGTGCTGGTGCAGATGCCATTTTGAGCTACTTCTCCAAAGATGCCGCTAAGCTTTTAAAAGCTTAA
- a CDS encoding DUF4136 domain-containing protein, which translates to MLSRIVYRFWLQSVIILFLSACASGPVVETQSSNDLDMSSYPSFAFFSPLSTDQNGYSSILTQTLKSTMRSALEAKGYVYQEKNPSMFVNFTTTSKQKTSVDTEPAMMPVFPLRAGLYGAWGGYGDVDVEQYEDGTLLVDLIDAKKNQMIWQGSAHAIVKEDPDANTKNLERAITRMVEKLPAS; encoded by the coding sequence ATGTTGAGTCGCATTGTTTATCGTTTTTGGCTGCAATCCGTCATTATATTGTTTTTGTCTGCGTGTGCTTCAGGTCCAGTTGTTGAGACGCAGAGCTCAAATGATTTAGACATGTCTAGTTATCCTAGTTTTGCATTCTTCTCTCCTTTAAGTACAGATCAGAATGGCTACTCATCGATATTGACTCAAACATTAAAATCTACAATGCGCAGCGCACTGGAGGCTAAGGGGTATGTTTATCAGGAGAAAAACCCATCGATGTTCGTTAACTTCACAACTACCTCTAAACAAAAGACCAGTGTCGATACTGAGCCTGCGATGATGCCAGTCTTTCCTTTGCGCGCAGGCCTTTATGGGGCTTGGGGCGGTTATGGTGATGTCGACGTTGAGCAGTATGAGGATGGCACGTTGCTTGTTGATTTGATCGATGCCAAGAAAAATCAAATGATCTGGCAAGGTAGTGCGCACGCAATTGTGAAAGAGGATCCAGATGCTAATACCAAGAACCTGGAGCGTGCAATCACACGTATGGTTGAAAAATTACCAGCGTCTTAA
- a CDS encoding TrkA family potassium uptake protein, with protein MAQYAVIGLGLFGAQAARALSQLGHSVLGIDKEPDIVDLLAPELAHGLIADTSKEGVIKELDLNNFDAVLVAIGEDIQASLLTVLHLKSRNIKNIWAKAISRDHHLLLASQGVTRIIHPEEEMGQRAAEFISYPLVQDYLALGKHWFTVELIVPKERGKNYQSFLRNTNDVHLLFIKRGAEMIAKPINDYPLESGDLILLAGPRDQLKRLAAYKEN; from the coding sequence ATGGCTCAATACGCAGTGATAGGTCTTGGCCTTTTTGGCGCTCAGGCAGCCCGCGCTTTAAGTCAGCTTGGACACTCTGTGCTAGGAATAGATAAAGAGCCAGATATAGTTGACCTGCTGGCCCCCGAGCTTGCTCACGGCTTAATTGCCGACACTAGCAAGGAGGGCGTCATTAAAGAACTTGATTTGAATAACTTTGATGCCGTATTAGTAGCTATTGGTGAGGACATTCAAGCCAGCCTACTAACCGTCCTTCACCTAAAAAGCCGAAACATTAAAAATATCTGGGCCAAAGCCATTTCACGTGATCACCACCTTCTGCTAGCAAGCCAAGGGGTAACACGAATCATCCATCCAGAAGAAGAAATGGGTCAGCGTGCAGCAGAATTTATTAGTTATCCACTTGTGCAAGATTATTTAGCTTTAGGTAAGCACTGGTTTACGGTTGAATTAATTGTACCCAAAGAACGAGGTAAAAATTACCAAAGCTTTCTTAGAAATACTAATGATGTACACCTCTTATTCATTAAGCGCGGTGCAGAAATGATTGCCAAGCCTATTAATGACTACCCTCTAGAAAGTGGCGACTTAATTTTACTTGCTGGCCCACGTGATCAACTTAAGCGTCTGGCCGCTTACAAAGAAAATTAA
- a CDS encoding TrkH family potassium uptake protein, with the protein MRIWARKTYHHRHKNRHHKPLAASPPAILAGGFFLLIIIGTLLLKLPGATNEPLSWLQSLFTATSAVTVTGLSVVDTGSEFTRLGDIIIMVLVQLGGLGFMTFSVVTALALGTRLGLRHKIIAQEALNQTSIADVHKAAKIVVLFSLVIETIGFLILTLAWQQQKGWETASFEALFYTISAFNNAGFGLEPSNLSNYVSNVPINLTICLLFIIGGLGFAILADLWARRNWKDLRPYTKTILIATAVINLLAFIAVLALEANNPATLGQLEPGTKIIAAWFHALSPRTAGFNTVDIGAMKDATSVFMMLLMFIGGGSMSTASGIKIGTFVVLIFATYSFLRQRDEVNINKRRLSNQQVMKALAVAVMSMAVIFVGIFALSISEDANFLDLAFEVVSAAGTVGLSRGLTQNLSPIGQCTIMMVMFAGRVGPLTLIWLLATPKKGHLRYPKSNFQIG; encoded by the coding sequence ATGCGTATTTGGGCAAGAAAAACTTACCACCACAGGCATAAAAACCGACATCACAAGCCTCTGGCGGCCAGCCCACCAGCAATACTCGCTGGCGGTTTTTTTCTACTTATTATCATTGGCACCCTACTACTCAAATTACCCGGAGCCACAAACGAGCCACTCAGCTGGCTACAAAGCTTATTTACCGCCACCTCGGCGGTGACCGTTACCGGCCTAAGCGTGGTTGATACCGGCAGTGAATTTACCCGCCTGGGCGACATCATTATTATGGTGCTTGTGCAGCTTGGAGGTCTGGGCTTTATGACTTTTAGTGTTGTCACCGCCCTTGCTCTAGGTACACGTTTAGGCTTACGCCATAAAATTATCGCTCAAGAAGCGCTTAACCAAACATCCATTGCCGATGTGCATAAAGCAGCTAAAATTGTTGTTCTGTTTTCGCTTGTGATTGAAACCATTGGTTTTCTCATTTTAACTTTGGCGTGGCAGCAGCAAAAAGGTTGGGAAACAGCAAGCTTTGAAGCGCTGTTTTATACTATCTCCGCATTTAATAATGCCGGCTTTGGTCTGGAACCCAGTAACTTAAGCAACTATGTCAGTAATGTCCCTATCAATTTAACCATATGCTTATTGTTTATTATTGGGGGCCTCGGCTTTGCTATTCTTGCCGACCTTTGGGCAAGACGAAATTGGAAAGATTTGCGCCCTTATACTAAGACCATTTTAATAGCGACAGCCGTTATTAATCTTTTAGCCTTTATTGCAGTACTGGCTCTTGAAGCAAATAACCCAGCCACCTTAGGCCAGCTCGAACCAGGAACAAAAATAATTGCTGCTTGGTTTCATGCACTTAGCCCACGCACAGCAGGTTTTAATACTGTCGACATTGGAGCTATGAAAGACGCCACTTCTGTTTTTATGATGCTACTGATGTTTATAGGTGGTGGATCAATGAGTACTGCCAGTGGCATTAAAATAGGTACTTTTGTTGTACTGATTTTCGCAACCTATAGTTTTTTACGTCAACGCGATGAAGTTAATATCAACAAACGCCGCTTAAGTAATCAACAAGTTATGAAAGCACTTGCTGTCGCAGTAATGAGCATGGCGGTTATTTTTGTAGGCATCTTTGCTCTTAGCATTAGCGAAGATGCCAATTTCTTAGATCTGGCTTTTGAAGTGGTCAGTGCCGCAGGTACTGTCGGCCTATCTCGAGGATTAACTCAGAACTTAAGCCCCATCGGCCAATGCACTATTATGATGGTAATGTTTGCCGGAAGAGTAGGGCCACTCACTTTGATATGGTTGTTAGCTACTCCTAAAAAAGGCCACCTTCGCTACCCTAAATCTAACTTCCAAATAGGTTAA
- a CDS encoding polysaccharide deacetylase family protein produces MKSIIISLFLLLSLQSQALVVLQYHHVSDTGPVSTRVSPERFRMHMQQIEKLGYRVVSIDVLADALRKNVGLPDKAVVITFDDGYHSIYEQAYPELKKRKWPFTVFINPEPHDVGRKTHMSWAQLKEMSANGASIANHSWSHAHVLRRDTKDIDASLYFKEEIERTEKRIEQQLGYSLKLFAYPYGEYDSAIQKQLIKHGYLGFAQQSGAVPNDVSKEMIPRFPFGGVYGEKSDFLLKLKTLPFSGLKEKVYSEHGQLLSESLLPSSVERPVVVLELGEQLQASALNCFASGQGGAQLDLINKNTAKVQAKKKLAVGRSRYNCTLRSNSGRYHWWSTTFIQKGKDGQWHHL; encoded by the coding sequence GTGAAAAGCATAATAATCAGTCTATTTCTCTTGTTGAGCTTGCAGAGTCAGGCTTTGGTGGTCTTGCAGTATCATCATGTGAGCGACACTGGCCCAGTGAGTACTAGGGTCAGCCCTGAGCGTTTTCGCATGCATATGCAGCAAATCGAAAAATTGGGTTATCGGGTCGTCAGTATTGATGTACTGGCTGATGCTTTACGCAAGAATGTAGGTTTGCCCGATAAAGCGGTGGTGATCACTTTTGATGATGGCTATCACTCCATTTATGAGCAGGCTTATCCCGAATTAAAAAAGCGAAAGTGGCCTTTTACCGTGTTCATTAATCCAGAGCCTCATGATGTGGGTCGCAAAACCCATATGAGTTGGGCTCAGTTAAAGGAAATGTCGGCTAACGGAGCGAGCATTGCAAATCACAGTTGGAGCCATGCCCATGTGTTACGCAGAGATACTAAAGATATTGATGCAAGCTTGTATTTTAAAGAAGAGATTGAGCGAACTGAAAAACGCATCGAGCAGCAACTTGGCTATAGCCTTAAGTTATTTGCCTATCCCTATGGTGAATATGATAGTGCGATACAGAAGCAATTAATAAAACATGGTTACCTCGGTTTTGCTCAGCAAAGTGGGGCCGTGCCTAATGATGTCTCAAAAGAGATGATTCCTCGTTTTCCTTTTGGTGGTGTTTACGGTGAAAAGAGCGACTTTTTGTTGAAGTTAAAAACCTTGCCTTTTAGTGGGCTTAAAGAAAAAGTTTATTCTGAGCATGGGCAGTTGTTGTCGGAGTCGTTACTGCCTTCATCCGTGGAACGCCCCGTTGTTGTGCTCGAACTAGGGGAGCAGTTGCAAGCTTCGGCATTAAATTGCTTTGCTTCCGGACAGGGAGGGGCTCAGCTTGATCTGATAAACAAAAATACGGCCAAAGTTCAGGCCAAAAAAAAGCTTGCTGTGGGTCGTAGCCGTTACAACTGTACTTTGCGCTCAAACAGTGGCCGCTATCACTGGTGGTCAACAACCTTTATACAAAAGGGTAAAGATGGTCAGTGGCACCATTTATAG